The genomic stretch AATGAAATTCGGGCAAGACCCTTAGTTGGAAAAGTTATGTGCAAGAGAAACAACAATGACCATCCGGGGtatcaatgattttttttagaaaacttgTGAGATGTAAATTAAACCTAGCGCACGGGAATAATAAGATTATTAGATCctcctcttaatgaaaaacgtgcgTGCTTAGGCACAGTGGtgagaaaaattagattatttGACATTTAGTTTGCCGCAATTTCGCTTTGTCAGACAAGTACGTGATGAAAAATAACATTTGTTGCTGTACGTACATATGTAGGCATGCACAATAATCTACACTAGATGGATACAGTAAAGGTGCTAGCTAGCTGCGATATTTTTAGCATACGGGAAGGTAGAGacgagaaggaaaaaggaataAAGGAAATAAAGGAGATGGATGTAGATTTCTATCTTATAGCTTGGGGGGCATATATGTAGAAGTGTACatactctctctctccaaaTAATGGATGGATGGTCCAGGGCCTGGCTAGCTAGTAAATGGACCGGACCGGACCGGACTGGTCCTCTCTACTACTGTAGAATAGATCGGGCTGGGGCTGGGCTGCATCTACTCGCTGCTGCTCTAGCTCCAGACCACCTCTCTAGTGATGGCTAGTGTTGTGCTGTACGTGCGGGCTTGCAATGGCCTGGGCATATATGGAGTGGTGGGCGAGAGAGATGCATGCATGGACAAAATCTTTGACCTGCTAGAGAGATTGATGCATCAGCCGGGCGGGCGGGCTGACCTGACCTGGCTGGTGTCATCCTTGCATCATCGTGACGACGTGCATAACGTTGCCGTAGATGGTGCATGCAGTCATTGTGCACGTGTAACAAAGTGTGGAGAGAAAAGAAGTTACAGTATATATAGAAAGCCCTAGCTTGATCGATCTTATCCCGATACAATTTCTTTGCGCCGCCGCTCCGATTCCCCGATATCCCAATCTCtctgtcgcgccgccgccgccgccgccgccgccgccctcccaccGCCGTCAAGTTCTCTTACTAATGCTCCAGTCCACCAGTGTCCTTTGAATCTCTGAGCTGAGTTTCGAATCGACTAGCAGTGGGAACAACGACGATGATCGGCTGGAGGCGGTTCGTGAACCTGCTGGCGGAGAACATCAAGACCAGGGTGTTCTCGGTGCACCGCCTGAACGTCTCTGAGCACCTCTTCTACCCGTCGACGGCCGAAGCAGAAGCGGCCAGGCCAGCACAGGTGGTGTCGAGATTGggggcgctgccgccgccggccgccagctTCCATGCGGCGTCCGCTGCTTCGTATAATGGTCAGCTTATCGCGCTGGCGAGCCCCCGGAGCAGCGAGAGCAGGATCCTCTGGAGCAGCCCGTTGCCGCGCACCCTCTTCTACGACTTGGAATCGCACTTCCACTACCTGCTACCAGACCTCAGTTTCAAAGCGCGCGATCCCATCGCCATCTCCATCGCCCGCCCTGATGCCCCGGAAGAGGACATCTACGTCATGAGCTCCGGCACTGCCTACGCCGGCTTCGAAGTCCTCAGATTCGGCCACTCCGAGAAGACTCGGTTACACTTTCATCCGGAGACGTGGCACTTGGAATCCCTTCCGCTGCCACCCCTGCCCGAGGGTGCCGTCATCCGCTCCCACGCGGTTCTCCACGACGGCCGCACCATCTGCGTCACGGCCCAGGACGGCCCGTACAGCGACGAAGGTCCGTACGGCACCTACCTCTTCGACACGGTGAAGCGCAAGTGGAGACGAGCGCCTGGCGGCTGGAATCTGCCCTTCTTCGGCGGTGCCGAGCACGTCCCCAACCTCAAGCTCTGGCTGGGCCTCTGCAGCAGGGGCCGCGACCTGTGCGCGTCGTCGGACCTCTCCGCCGCCCTTGACAAGTGGAAGCCGCCGACACTGAAGCATCAATGGGAGATCGTGGAGACGCACGACGACTGGCGCCCAGAGAAGGTCAGCCTCATCAACCTTGGTGAGGGTAGGTTTTGCATCTTCAAGGCCATGTATTATGCGGTGAACGAGGAATGGTTTGATGGCTTCTCTGCCCGGGCTCTGCTCACCGGCGTGGAGGTGATTTCCTCTCCAGAAGAACAAGGGCTCAGGATGGTCGAGCACAAGTCTTTTAGTTACATCTGTGACCAGGAGAGTATCGATTGGGTGGTATAAATCAAATCATTAAATTTTTTAGATGAAGGGGTCGGTCCTTGGTAGAAATCAAATCATCCATATGATGATAGTTCTTATGTTAGGCGGTGTTTGAATTCTGAAGCTAAAGTTTGGTAGAAATCAAATCATCCATACGATGATAGTTCTtatgttagggggtgtttgaatcctgaagctaaagtttagtccgtgtcacatcgaatatttggatgctaattagaaggactaaatatgaactaattacaaaactaattgcagaacccctaggctaaatcgcgagacgaatctattaagcctaattaatccatcattagcgaatgtttactgtagcatcatattgtcaaatcatggactaattagacttaatagattcgtctcgcgatttagtctaggggttgtgaaattggttttgtaattagcctatatttaatactcctaattagtgtccaaacattcgatgtgacaggagctaaaatttagcccggggatccaaacaccggGTCCGGTCGTTATAAATCAAATCATCCTTATGTCAGTTGTTGGCCTTTCGAATATTTGTTTTAGTATAAAATGACTTGTGTTATCTTGTGATAATTATCACTGTATGCATCATCTGTACGTGATCAGTACCTACCTTTTGTTATCTTGTTTGTTATCTCGCGAGAACAGACGAGTGATTTGAATTTTGGATCAAAGGATCAAGTGGGTGCTATAAATCAAATCATCGTCATGTTAGTTCTCAAATGCTTGTTTTAGTATCAAACGACTTGAATTTTGGATGAGTGATTTGAATTTTGGATCAAAGCTAGCTTAGGCAGCTGGAGAAGCATGTACCAATGAATAGAGATAGATATTACGATTATTATTTCTGTTGCAAATTAAACAAGCCACGAAGCAATGAATAGTACATTGAGTTCAATTTGCTGCTGCTGAGGCGGCGCCGGCCTTGAGGTTCTTGGTGATGGTGGTCAAGCcctctgtgtaattagttttataattaactcatatttagttcttttaattagcctccgaatatttgatgtgatacggactaaactttagctccaggatccaaacacccctaaactttagccttgtcacatcggatgctaattaggagaactaaacataaactaattataaaactaattgcagaactcctaggctaattcgcgagacgaatctattaagtctaattaatccatcattagtaaatggttattGTAACACcaagactaattaggtttaatagattcgtctcgcgaattagtttagaggttgtgcaattagttttgtaggctaagtttaatacttttaattagtattcaaatatccgatgtgataagATTAGGCAGCCAAACAGCCAAAGGTAATTGTTCAAGGATGTCCAAAGGACTTTTTCCAAGGGGTTAACATGAACCAATTAAATTTTGCGGCCCATGGCCCGAATAAACGAGCCAGCGTCCCTTCAGTATATATTACAATGGAAGCACGgaaagccgccgccgcgcttctCGTCTGCTTCAACCGATCCCACCGCCATCAAGTTCTGGACGCCGGATCTGCCCCAGGTAGGCTTGCGCGATTCTATTACTAATGCTCCAGTCCACCAGTCCTTTGAATCTCTGAGCTGAGTTTTGAATCGACTAGCAGTGGGAACGATGATGATCGGGCGGAGGCGGTTCGTGAACCTGGTGGCGGAGAACATCAAGACCGCGGTGTTCTCGGTGCACCGCATGAACGTCTCGGAGCACCTCTTCTACCCGTCGACGGCCGAAGCAGAAGCGGCCAGGCCAGCACAGGTGGTGTCGAGATTGggggcgctgccgccgccggccgccagctTCCGTGCGGCGTTCGTTACTGCGTATAATGGTCAGCTTTTCGCGCTGGCGAGCCCCCGGAGCAGCGAGAGCAGGATCCTCTGGAGCAGCTCGGTGCCGCGCAGCAGCCTCCTCTACGACTTGGAATCGAACTCCCACCACGTGGTACCAAACCTCAGTTACAAAGGGCGCAATCCCATCGCCATCTCCATCGCCCGCCCTGATGCCCCGGAAGAGGACATCTACGTCATGAGCGTCGGCACTGACTACCCCGGATTCGAAGTCCTCAGATTCGGCCGCTCCGCGCAATGGTATTTACAACATCGTCCGGAGTCGTGGCAGTTGGAATCCCTTCCAGAGCCACCCCTGCCCTACGGTGCCAAAATCCGCTCCCACGCGGTTCTCCACGACGGCCGCACCATCTGTGTCACGGCCCCGGACGACCCGTACGCCGCCGGTGGCCCGTACGGCGCCTACCTCTTCGACACGGTGAAGCGCGAGTGGAGACGACCGCCTGGCGGCTGGAATCTGCCCTTCTTCGGCGGTGCCGAGCACGTCCCCAACCTCAAGCTCTGGCTGGGCCTCTGCAGCAGGGGCCGCCGCCTGTGCGCGTCGTCGGACCTCTCCGCCGCCCTTGACGAGGGGAAACCGCCGACACTGAAGCATCAATGGGACATCGTGGTGATGCCCGAGGAGTGGCAGCCAGGGAAGGTCAGCCTCATCAACCTTGGCGAGGGTAGGTTTTGCATCTTCAAGGTCATGCATTGGGTggtggacgaggacgacgggTTTGATGGCTTCTCTGCCCGGGCTCTGCTCACCGGCGTGGAGGTGATTTCCTCTCCAGAAGAACAAGGGCTCAGGATGGTCGCGCACAAGTCTTTTAGTTACATCTTGGGCAAGGAGAGGATCGAATGGGTGGTATAAATCAAATCAAGGGGtcggtcctttagtcccggttggtataaaTCAAACCATCCTTATGTGTCAGTTCTCGAAAGGGGTTCCGGTCGTACTGTTTCCCCGGTCGTTATAAatgctgaaaagctgaaacggctaatttgttgcgacagaaaaacactgttcggtggctcataagccggctgaataagctgaagcgaacaggccccaaATCATCCTTATGTCAGTTGTTAGCCTTTCGAATATTTGTTTTAGTATAAAATGACTTGTGTTATCTTGTGATAATTATCACTGTATGCATCATCTGTACGTGATCAGTACCTACCTTTTGTTATCTTGTTTGTTATCTTGCGAGAACAGACGAGTGCTTTGAATTTTGGATCAAAGGATCAAGTGGGTGCTATAAATCAAATCATCCTTATGTTAGTTCTCGAATGCTTGTTTTGAGTATCAAACGACTTGATACAACGATAACAAATCTCGCAACAAGCAGGTCGTTGTAGTATAGTGGTGGgcgattttttttgttttttgttttttttacagtGCACGAAGTACAAACGCTTCCTTCGGCCAACCATCTACGTTACACACGCACGACGTCACGCACAGTCGGACACgttaagggtgcgtttggtatGGATCCAGATTGTTAAAAAATATTGTGGATTCAGATTCTCTTAAGGAACGTTTCTTCCATGAATCAGAATCACTCTGTAGAATCTTTTGGCTAAAAGACTTGGATTCATATTCTTGAAAGGTTggtaaaaaatattattttatatgaaaaaattatataaatggATAggttttataaa from Setaria italica strain Yugu1 chromosome II, Setaria_italica_v2.0, whole genome shotgun sequence encodes the following:
- the LOC101765213 gene encoding uncharacterized protein LOC101765213, with translation MMIGRRRFVNLVAENIKTAVFSVHRMNVSEHLFYPSTAEAEAARPAQVVSRLGALPPPAASFRAAFVTAYNGQLFALASPRSSESRILWSSSVPRSSLLYDLESNSHHVVPNLSYKGRNPIAISIARPDAPEEDIYVMSVGTDYPGFEVLRFGRSAQWYLQHRPESWQLESLPEPPLPYGAKIRSHAVLHDGRTICVTAPDDPYAAGGPYGAYLFDTVKREWRRPPGGWNLPFFGGAEHVPNLKLWLGLCSRGRRLCASSDLSAALDEGKPPTLKHQWDIVVMPEEWQPGKVSLINLGEGRFCIFKVMHWVVDEDDGFDGFSARALLTGVEVISSPEEQGLRMVAHKSFSYILGKERIEWVV
- the LOC101764812 gene encoding uncharacterized protein LOC101764812, which translates into the protein MIGWRRFVNLLAENIKTRVFSVHRLNVSEHLFYPSTAEAEAARPAQVVSRLGALPPPAASFHAASAASYNGQLIALASPRSSESRILWSSPLPRTLFYDLESHFHYLLPDLSFKARDPIAISIARPDAPEEDIYVMSSGTAYAGFEVLRFGHSEKTRLHFHPETWHLESLPLPPLPEGAVIRSHAVLHDGRTICVTAQDGPYSDEGPYGTYLFDTVKRKWRRAPGGWNLPFFGGAEHVPNLKLWLGLCSRGRDLCASSDLSAALDKWKPPTLKHQWEIVETHDDWRPEKVSLINLGEGRFCIFKAMYYAVNEEWFDGFSARALLTGVEVISSPEEQGLRMVEHKSFSYICDQESIDWVV